A part of Aegilops tauschii subsp. strangulata cultivar AL8/78 chromosome 2, Aet v6.0, whole genome shotgun sequence genomic DNA contains:
- the LOC109746024 gene encoding pentatricopeptide repeat-containing protein At1g18485 has product MQQRAPAERSTAASLHAHVLHLHQCGGAGNLLRRAHAAALTSGALAASLPLAGALILSYAAVADLPSSRRLLLHHPLRLRSAFLWNSLSRALSSASLPAEALRVYNLMLRSAVSPDDRTFPFALHAAAAAAGDGAHAAKGLELHAAALRSGHLADVFAGNTLVSFYAACGSARDARRAFDEMPALDVVSWNSLVSAFLANRMFDDARRALVGMMGSGVPVSVASLVSVVPACGVEQEQGFGLALHGLALKAGLDSVVNLGNALVDMYGKFCQVEASMQVFEVMPERNEVSWNSAIGCFLNSGLYGDVLAMFREMSERGVMPGSITLSSLLPALVELGYFDLGREVHGYSIKRAIDSDIFVANSLVDMYAKLGSLEKACTVFEKIEVPNVVSWNAMIANLVQNGAETEAFRLVIKMQKDGEQPNSITLVNVLPACSRMSSLKTGKQIHAWSIRTGLIFDLFISNALIDMYAKCGQLSLAQNIFDLSEKDDVSYNALLLGYSQSPWSFESLNLFKEIRSAGIEYDAISFMGALTACTNLCAFKQGKEIHGVLVRRLQSNHPFLANSLLGLYTKGGMLDTATKIFNRITEKDVASWNTMIMGYGMHGQIDVAFHLFDLMKDDGVDYDHVSYIAVLSACSHGGLVEKGKEYFSQMRAQNLEPQQMHYACMVDLLGRTGQLTESVELIQDMPFHANSDVWGALLGACRIHGNIEVAQYAAEHLFELKPEHSGYYTLLINMYAEAGRWNEANKIRKLMKSRKVQKNPAYSWVQSGNKLQAFLVGNG; this is encoded by the coding sequence ATGCAGCAGCGCGCTCCCGCCGAGCGCTCGACAGCGGCGTCCCTGCACGCGCACGTCCTCCACCTCCACCAATGCGGCGGCGCCGGCAACCTCCTCCGCCGCGCCCACGCGGCCGCCCTGACATCCGGCGCGCTCGCCGCGTCCCTGCCCCTCGCGGGCGCGCTCATCCTCTCCTACGCCGCGGTCGCCGACCTGCCCTCCtcgcgccgcctcctcctccaccacccgCTCCGCCTCCGCTCCGCCTTCCTCTGGAACTCGCTCTCCCGCGCGCTCTCCTCGGCCTCCCTCCCCGCCGAGGCCCTGCGCGTCTACAACCTCATGCTCCGCTCCGCCGTCAGCCCGGACGACCGCACCTTCCCCTTCGCCCTCcacgccgccgcggccgccgccggcgacggcgCGCACGCGGCCAAGGGCCTCGAGCTCCACGCCGCTGCGCTCCGGAGCGGCCACCTCGCCGACGTCTTCGCGGGCAACACGCTCGTCTCTTTCTACGCCGCCTGTGGCTCCGCCCGTGACGCGCGCAGGgcgttcgatgaaatgcccgccCTGGACGTCGTCTCCTGGAACTCCCTGGTGTCCGCGTTCTTGGCCAACAGGATGTTCGATGATGCGAGGCGGGCGTTGGTCGGTATGATGGGGAGCGGGGTCCCTGTGAGTGTGGCGAGCTTGGTCTCGGTCGTGCCTGCTTGTGGTGTCGAGCAGGAGCAGGGGTTTGGGTTGGCTCTCCATGGACTCGCGCTGAAAGCCGGGCTGGACTCCGTGGTTAATCTTGGAAATGCATTGGTTGATATGTACGGGAAATTTTGTCAAGTGGAGGCATCGATGCAGGTGTTTGAAGTAATGCCAGAGAGAAATGAGGTTTCTTGGAATTCTGCCATAGGTTGTTTTCTTAACTCAGGGCTTTATGGAGATGTGCTGGCCATGTTTAGGGAAATGTCAGAGCGTGGAGTCATGCCAGGGTCTATCACATTATCAAGTTTGCTGCCTGCTTTGGTTGAGCTTGGTTATTTTGATCTGGGGAGGGAGGTACATGGGTATAGTATAAAGAGAGCAATTGACTCAGATATTTTTGTTGCCAATTCACTTGTGGATATGTATGCCAAACTTGGTTCTCTGGAGAAAGCCTGCACTGTCTTTGAAAAGATTGAGGTACCCAATGTGGTGTCATGGAATGCAATGATCGCTAATCTTGTGCAGAATGGAGCTGAGACTGAGGCATTCCGTCTTGTTATCAAGATGCAAAAGGATGGGGAACAGCCAAATTCGATAACCCTGGTGAATGTACTTCCAGCTTGTTCAAGGATGTCCTCTCTAAAGACAGGGAAACAGATCCATGCATGGTCGATCCGTACAGGATTAATTTTTGACTTATTCATATCGAATGCTTTGATTGATATGTACGCGAAGTGTGGGCAGCTGAGTTTGGCGCAAAATATTTTTGACCTGTCAGAGAAGGATGATGTGTCATACAACGCGTTGCTTCTGGGTTATTCTCAGAGTCCATGGAGTTTTGAATCTCTTAATCTATTTAAGGAGATAAGGTCTGCGGGAATCGAGTATGATGCTATTTCTTTCATGGGTGCTCTGACTGCATGTACCAATTTATGTGCATTTAAACAAGGGAAAGAAATTCATGGTGTTTTAGTACGGAGATTACAAAGTAATCATCCCTTTCTGGCTAATTCACTGCTAGGTTTGTATACTAAAGGTGGAATGCTTGACACTGCAACAAAGATCTTCAATAGGATTACAGAGAAGGATGTTGCTTCATGGAATACCATGATCATGGGATACGGAATGCACGGCCAAATTGATGTTGCTTTCCATTTGTTTGATCTGATGAAGGATGATGGTGTTGATTATGATCATGTGTCTTACATCGCAGTGTTGTCGGCATGCAGCCACGGCGGGCTTGTTGAGAAAGGAAAAGAGTACTTCAGTCAAATGCGTGCCCAAAATTTAGAGCCACAACAAATGCATTATGCTTGCATGGTTGATCTTCTTGGGCGTACTGGACAACTGACTGAATCTGTTGAACTAATCCAAGACATGCCTTTTCATGCCAATTCCGATGTGTGGGGAGCACTGCTTGGGGCTTGCCGAATACATGGAAACATTGAAGTAGCACAATATGCAGCAGAACATTTGTTTGAGTTGAAGCCAGAGCATTCGGGTTACTACACACTGCTGATAAACATGTACGCTGAGGCTGGTAGGTGGAATGAAGCAAACAAGATCAGAAAATTAATGAAATCCAGGAAGGTACAGAAAAATCCAGCCTATAGCTGGGTACAGAGTGGCAACAAGCTACAAGCTTTTCTTGTGGGGAATGGTTAG
- the LOC109745996 gene encoding F-box protein At5g65850-like: MSPAGWLFSLATPRLIVSRMQTEEKLGVFREILLKLPTRDVSRCRCVSRLWRDVVADPTFRKLHAEAEVAAKVPVASEALLVMETREDCKPDEASFFCVSSSKTTPMPHRVVIPSGYGLSSVCNGLLCFALDSATEVPAFVCNPLTGETAILPKVSSAWLPDDPNIYHQFALGFSPSTKEYKLFRFFTSPPDPEGGCLSEIEQACAR, from the exons ATGTCGCCGGCCGGCTGGCTCTTCTCGCTGGCTACCCCTCGTCTGATCGTCTCCCGTATGCAGACGGAGGAGAAGCTAGGTGTTT TCCGAGAGATCCTTCTCAAGCTGCCGACCAGGGACGTGAGCCGCTGCCGCTGCGTCTCCAGGCTCTGGCGCGATGTCGTCGCCGACCCCACTTTCCGCAAACTCCACgccgaggccgaggtcgccgccAAAGTCCCCGTCGCGTCGGAGGCCTTGCTTGTCATGGAGACCCGCGAGGATTGCAAGCCCGACGAGGCCAGTTTCTTCTGCGTCTCCTCGTCCAAGACAACGCCCATGCCCCACCGGGTCGTCATCCCCAGTGGCTACGGCCTCTCCAGCGTGTGCAATGGCCTGCTTTGCTTCGCCCTCGACTCCGCCACCGAGGTGCCGGCGTTCGTCTGCAACCCTCTTACCGGCGAGACGGCGATCCTTCCCAAGGTGTCATCCGCGTGGCTCCCGGACGACCCTAACATCTACCATCAGTTCGCTTTGGGGTTCAGCCCTTCCACCAAGGAGTACAAGCTGTTTCGGTTCTTCACCTCGCCACCCGATCCTGAAGGCGGGTGTCTCAGCGAGATCGAGCAGGCGTGTGCACGTTAG